In Nostoc sp. GT001, a genomic segment contains:
- a CDS encoding HAMP domain-containing sensor histidine kinase codes for MSSIINHRRDRRFGIKITKLFSVWQQVFGEARTRILLWYLLILGITFLIAIPAFRYNLYHRIDERVRQDMVEDIAAFNALIKGETFATEDALTEDDPENIVIGPEQLKWLLAGKKQIAPPTSKEDLIRLFRAYLLYRLPEDDSYFITFVDGEFYKSSPRARPKPLAKESPLMERWAKQTKPEHGEKEFSDPDLSKILYIVEPIKINGKMRGVFVVAHKTDGERAETLEAVSVIIEVSSLVFVVSFILAWLAAGRVLAPLRTITTTAHAISESDLTQRLPTQGQGELAELATTFNEMMDRLEAAFATQREFVNDAGHELRTPITIIRGHLELMGDDPQEQQETLALVIGELDRMSRLVDDMILLAKAERLDFLQLATVNVADLTQELFIKAQTLAERDWQIDAVAKGQIIVDRQRITEAVMNLAQNATQHTGKNDTISIGSAIAKGKVRFWVRDTGEGIPLIDQKRIFERFARTYNSRRRSEGAGLGLSIVRAIAQAHGGQVLLRSQLGKGSMFTIVLPLDPPQEMSAYAQHSHR; via the coding sequence ATGAGCAGCATCATCAACCATCGCCGCGATCGCAGGTTTGGGATTAAAATAACAAAGCTGTTTTCAGTTTGGCAGCAAGTATTTGGAGAAGCACGCACCCGGATTTTGCTCTGGTACTTGCTGATTTTGGGGATAACATTTCTCATCGCCATTCCCGCCTTTCGCTATAACCTCTACCACCGCATTGATGAGCGAGTTCGTCAAGATATGGTAGAAGATATAGCGGCTTTTAATGCCTTAATTAAAGGTGAAACCTTTGCTACAGAGGATGCGCTGACCGAGGACGATCCAGAAAACATAGTGATTGGGCCAGAGCAATTGAAATGGTTGCTGGCCGGAAAAAAACAAATCGCTCCTCCCACTTCCAAAGAAGATTTGATTAGGCTTTTCAGAGCTTATTTGTTATATCGACTACCAGAAGATGACTCTTATTTCATTACCTTTGTTGATGGTGAATTTTATAAGTCTAGCCCTAGAGCGCGTCCCAAACCACTTGCCAAGGAATCACCACTCATGGAACGGTGGGCAAAACAAACTAAGCCAGAACACGGAGAAAAAGAATTTTCTGACCCCGATCTCAGTAAAATCCTTTACATAGTAGAACCGATTAAAATTAATGGAAAAATGCGAGGTGTCTTTGTTGTTGCCCATAAAACAGATGGTGAGCGAGCAGAGACACTAGAAGCAGTTTCCGTAATTATTGAAGTTTCTAGTTTAGTGTTTGTGGTGTCGTTCATTCTGGCGTGGTTGGCGGCGGGACGGGTGCTAGCTCCCCTACGGACAATTACTACCACTGCCCATGCAATTAGTGAGTCAGATTTAACTCAGCGCTTACCTACGCAAGGTCAGGGAGAACTGGCAGAACTAGCAACGACATTCAACGAAATGATGGACAGACTAGAGGCAGCTTTTGCCACCCAGCGAGAATTTGTCAACGATGCGGGGCATGAACTCAGGACTCCCATTACCATCATTCGCGGCCATTTGGAACTAATGGGAGATGATCCTCAAGAGCAACAGGAAACCTTGGCACTGGTGATCGGAGAATTAGACCGGATGAGCCGTCTGGTGGATGATATGATTTTGCTGGCAAAGGCAGAACGCTTGGATTTTTTGCAGTTAGCGACGGTGAATGTAGCAGACTTAACCCAAGAGTTATTTATCAAAGCCCAAACTCTGGCAGAGCGAGATTGGCAAATAGATGCGGTGGCAAAGGGTCAGATTATAGTCGATCGCCAGAGAATTACTGAGGCTGTAATGAATTTAGCCCAGAATGCGACTCAGCATACTGGAAAGAATGATACTATTTCCATAGGTTCTGCGATCGCTAAAGGAAAAGTGCGTTTCTGGGTACGCGATACAGGCGAAGGCATTCCCCTTATCGATCAAAAACGGATTTTTGAACGTTTTGCTCGAACTTATAACAGTCGTCGTCGTTCCGAGGGTGCGGGATTGGGGCTGTCAATTGTCCGAGCGATCGCCCAGGCGCATGGTGGACAGGTATTGCTTCGGAGTCAACTAGGAAAAGGTTCGATGTTTACCATTGTTTTACCCCTCGATCCCCCGCAGGAGATGAGTGCTTATGCCCAACATTCTCATCGTTGA
- a CDS encoding NAD(P)/FAD-dependent oxidoreductase, with protein sequence MTEQTSRICILGGGFGGLYTALRLSQLPWESTQKPEIVLVDQSDRFLFSPLLYELLTGELQTWEIAPPFEELLQGTGVRFYQGVVSGIDIDQQRVNIQEGPEIPYDRLVLALGGETPLDLVPGAAAYAYTFRTISDAYRLEERLRFLEESDADKIRVAIVGAGYSGVELACKLADRLGERGRFRIIEIADQILRTSPEFNREAAKKALDARGVFLDLETKIESIEQNSISLEYKNQLDTIPVDLVIWTVGTRVAPVVNSLALKQNQRGQITTTSNLQVLDHPEIFALGDLADCHDAEGQQVPATAQAAFQQADYTAWNIWATSTNRPLLPFHYQQLGEMMALGIDNATLTGLGIKLDGPLAYVARRAAYLYRLPTLDHQLKVGFNWLFRPIIETLSR encoded by the coding sequence ATGACTGAACAAACTTCTAGAATTTGTATCCTTGGTGGAGGCTTTGGTGGTCTCTACACAGCCCTGCGGTTAAGTCAATTACCTTGGGAATCTACGCAAAAACCCGAAATTGTTCTAGTAGATCAAAGCGATCGCTTCCTATTCTCTCCTTTACTTTACGAATTACTCACTGGCGAACTGCAAACCTGGGAAATTGCCCCACCCTTTGAAGAACTTTTACAAGGCACAGGGGTGCGTTTTTATCAAGGGGTTGTGTCTGGAATTGACATTGACCAGCAACGGGTAAATATCCAAGAAGGCCCGGAAATCCCTTACGACCGATTAGTGCTGGCGCTAGGAGGTGAGACACCGCTAGATTTAGTCCCTGGTGCGGCAGCCTACGCCTACACATTCCGTACAATCTCTGATGCCTATCGTTTAGAAGAACGCCTGCGATTTTTAGAAGAATCGGATGCTGATAAAATTCGGGTAGCGATCGTTGGGGCTGGCTACAGTGGTGTAGAGTTAGCCTGTAAGTTAGCCGACAGACTAGGAGAAAGAGGACGATTTCGGATAATTGAAATCGCCGACCAAATCTTGCGAACTTCCCCAGAGTTTAATCGGGAAGCAGCAAAGAAAGCCTTAGATGCCCGTGGTGTGTTTCTTGACTTAGAAACCAAAATCGAATCAATCGAACAAAATAGCATTTCCCTAGAGTACAAAAACCAGTTAGATACGATTCCCGTGGATTTGGTAATTTGGACTGTGGGAACTAGGGTTGCGCCTGTAGTAAATTCTCTTGCTCTCAAGCAAAATCAGCGTGGTCAAATCACCACTACATCCAATCTGCAAGTCCTCGATCATCCAGAGATCTTTGCCTTGGGAGATTTAGCAGACTGTCATGACGCTGAAGGACAGCAAGTTCCCGCCACCGCACAAGCCGCTTTTCAACAAGCTGATTATACTGCTTGGAATATCTGGGCAACTTCGACTAATCGCCCCCTCCTTCCTTTCCACTACCAACAGTTAGGAGAAATGATGGCACTAGGAATAGACAACGCCACTCTCACTGGTTTGGGAATTAAACTAGATGGTCCCTTGGCATACGTCGCTCGTCGTGCTGCTTATTTATATAGATTGCCAACTTTAGACCATCAGCTGAAAGTTGGTTTTAATTGGCTATTCCGTCCGATTATAGAAACACTTTCTCGGTAA
- a CDS encoding response regulator transcription factor has translation MPNILIVEDEPRIASFIEKGLRSQGFTTTTVADGLHVVDVIHSGAFDLLILDLGLPGKDGFQVLEELRGQGEDLPVIILSARSDIHDKVAGLEGGADDYVTKPFRFEELLARVKLRLRSARPVRDTQEFILTVGNVVLDLRTRRVKVGDRFVELPAREFTMAEMFCRHPGQVISREQLLDFVWGYDYNPGSNIVDVYVGYLRKKLGSNIIETVRGMGYRLRI, from the coding sequence ATGCCCAACATTCTCATCGTTGAAGATGAACCCCGCATTGCCTCATTTATTGAGAAAGGATTGCGATCGCAAGGTTTTACAACGACAACAGTTGCCGACGGACTCCATGTTGTGGATGTTATACACAGTGGAGCTTTTGACTTACTAATTTTGGATTTGGGATTGCCTGGAAAAGATGGATTTCAGGTATTGGAAGAACTGCGGGGACAGGGAGAAGATTTGCCTGTAATTATTCTCTCGGCTCGGAGTGACATTCACGATAAAGTTGCTGGATTAGAAGGAGGCGCAGATGATTATGTCACCAAACCTTTCCGATTTGAAGAACTTCTGGCGCGGGTAAAGTTGCGTTTGCGATCTGCTAGGCCAGTGAGAGACACCCAAGAGTTTATCCTCACAGTAGGTAATGTGGTACTCGATTTGCGGACTCGACGGGTAAAAGTAGGCGATCGCTTTGTAGAATTACCTGCTCGTGAATTTACAATGGCAGAAATGTTTTGTCGTCATCCCGGACAAGTTATTAGTCGAGAACAACTCCTAGATTTCGTTTGGGGTTACGACTATAATCCAGGTTCTAATATTGTTGATGTCTACGTTGGTTATCTTCGCAAGAAACTAGGCAGCAACATCATTGAAACCGTTAGAGGGATGGGTTATCGCTTGCGAATATAA
- a CDS encoding TldD/PmbA family protein, translating into MGSENLSQDTLAEQLLELAIKSGAEAAEVYQSRSLSRPVFFEANRLKQLETNQSEGTALRLWRNGRPGLTVAYGSVLAEVMVEKALALSQLNQPETVELGSNFQPDYPDLGESLPIEVLVDWGKEAIALIRDAYPDVVCNGDWECDIETTRLVNTKGLDCHYTDTTLSCYISAEWVRGDDFLSVADGQTKRGELDPERLANQILQRLIWSKENISPPTGRVPILFTSKAADMLWGTVQAALNGKRVLEAASPWAERLGKEVVAPSLTMYQDPEAGPYSCPFDDEGTPTQSLVFIQNGTLQHFYSDRTTGSQLGTNTTGNGFRPGLGSYPTPGLFNFLIQPGSASLPDLIQQLDDGLIVDQMLGGGGSISGDFSINVDLGYRVQNGQVIGRVKDTMVAGNVYTALKQLVTLGNDVDWNGSCYTPSLIVEGLSTTGRSN; encoded by the coding sequence ATGGGTTCTGAAAATTTGTCACAAGATACACTCGCCGAACAGTTGCTGGAACTAGCTATAAAATCTGGAGCAGAAGCTGCTGAAGTGTATCAATCGCGATCGCTTTCTCGCCCAGTGTTTTTTGAGGCAAACCGACTCAAACAGCTAGAAACTAACCAATCTGAAGGCACAGCACTACGGCTTTGGCGAAATGGGCGTCCGGGACTAACGGTGGCTTACGGTTCTGTCTTAGCCGAAGTAATGGTGGAAAAAGCTCTGGCTCTAAGTCAACTAAATCAACCGGAAACTGTAGAATTAGGCTCTAACTTTCAGCCTGACTACCCCGATTTAGGAGAAAGTTTACCGATAGAGGTTTTGGTGGACTGGGGCAAAGAAGCGATCGCACTCATCCGTGATGCTTATCCCGATGTTGTATGCAATGGTGACTGGGAATGTGATATTGAAACCACTAGACTAGTCAACACCAAAGGTTTAGATTGTCACTATACAGACACTACCCTCAGCTGCTATATATCAGCAGAATGGGTGCGTGGTGATGATTTTTTAAGTGTTGCTGATGGTCAAACTAAGCGCGGGGAACTCGATCCAGAGAGATTAGCTAACCAAATTTTACAACGGTTAATTTGGTCTAAAGAAAATATCTCACCTCCTACTGGTCGTGTGCCGATTTTGTTCACTTCTAAAGCCGCCGATATGCTTTGGGGTACTGTACAAGCCGCTTTGAATGGCAAGCGAGTTTTAGAAGCAGCTTCACCTTGGGCAGAACGTTTGGGTAAAGAAGTAGTTGCACCCAGTCTCACCATGTACCAAGATCCAGAAGCTGGCCCTTACAGTTGCCCTTTTGATGATGAAGGGACTCCGACTCAATCTCTGGTATTTATCCAAAACGGGACTTTACAGCATTTCTATAGCGATCGCACTACCGGCTCTCAACTGGGTACTAACACCACTGGAAATGGTTTTCGCCCTGGTTTAGGTAGCTATCCCACCCCTGGTTTATTTAATTTTCTCATCCAGCCAGGTTCGGCATCGCTACCAGATTTGATTCAACAACTAGATGATGGCTTGATTGTCGATCAAATGTTGGGTGGTGGCGGCAGTATTTCTGGAGATTTTTCGATCAATGTCGATTTAGGCTATCGCGTCCAAAATGGTCAAGTAATTGGGCGTGTTAAGGATACTATGGTTGCAGGTAATGTTTACACAGCCCTGAAGCAATTGGTTACACTAGGCAACGATGTTGATTGGAATGGTTCTTGTTATACTCCATCTCTGATAGTAGAAGGGCTATCCACTACGGGGAGAAGTAATTAA
- a CDS encoding HAMP domain-containing protein, with protein MKQHSKFDKLASKQSNSRLQLSNHSISRHWFSYLKVGQKIGIGYALLVSIAVLGTTMGFLIADHYKEKAQKREEAAFEELYQASQLKTSVFYVRTTQHQMILYMDRPNLWKKNYTELLEYVSEARQVWFELTANYTINKPNYSFVSGKKTVYPLLQNYKGFSAYLQRTEAFFKENNPNNLSPIEIKRAQAQLFNFMHGSSVFLMDDFLNDISKLVKVTAEEYQQAKQELQTAEKLRLYIIVGSLSLSIAIATLLAIYTSRAIARPIQAVTHIAQQVTEESNFDLQAPVTTNDEVGILATSLNRLIQEVQQLIKAQKDSNEQLEVYSQVLEKKVRERTQELDEKNQRLELALAELRHTQAQIVENQQGK; from the coding sequence ATGAAACAGCACAGTAAGTTTGATAAACTGGCCTCTAAGCAATCAAATAGCCGCTTGCAACTATCAAATCACAGTATTTCTAGACATTGGTTTAGCTATTTGAAGGTTGGTCAAAAAATCGGTATTGGATATGCACTGCTTGTCAGTATCGCCGTACTGGGAACTACTATGGGTTTTTTAATTGCAGATCATTACAAGGAGAAGGCACAAAAACGGGAAGAAGCAGCGTTTGAAGAGTTATATCAAGCCTCACAGCTAAAAACGAGTGTGTTTTATGTCCGCACCACTCAACACCAAATGATTCTCTACATGGATAGACCAAACCTATGGAAAAAAAATTACACTGAATTACTAGAGTATGTTTCCGAAGCCCGACAAGTTTGGTTTGAATTAACAGCAAATTATACTATTAATAAGCCAAATTATAGTTTTGTAAGTGGAAAAAAAACAGTTTATCCTCTGTTGCAGAATTATAAAGGTTTTAGCGCTTACTTACAGCGCACAGAAGCTTTTTTTAAAGAGAATAATCCCAATAATTTATCACCAATAGAGATTAAGAGAGCACAAGCTCAATTATTCAATTTTATGCATGGCTCGTCAGTTTTTTTGATGGATGACTTTCTCAATGACATCAGCAAGCTTGTGAAAGTTACAGCCGAGGAGTATCAGCAAGCAAAACAGGAACTACAAACAGCGGAAAAATTACGCTTATACATTATCGTCGGCAGTCTGTCACTATCAATTGCGATCGCCACATTACTAGCAATTTACACCAGCCGCGCCATTGCTCGTCCCATTCAAGCTGTTACCCATATTGCCCAACAGGTTACAGAAGAATCTAACTTCGATTTACAAGCACCCGTCACGACTAATGATGAAGTTGGCATCTTAGCTACTTCCCTCAATCGTCTTATCCAGGAAGTTCAGCAACTCATAAAAGCTCAAAAGGATAGTAATGAACAGCTAGAAGTATATAGCCAGGTTCTAGAAAAGAAAGTACGCGAACGGACGCAGGAGTTAGATGAAAAAAATCAACGCTTAGAATTGGCGTTAGCGGAACTGCGTCACACCCAAGCACAAATCGTGGAAAATCAGCAAGGTAAGTAG
- a CDS encoding serine/threonine-protein kinase, translating into MICCLNPDCSNPLNPNGKKFCQSCSTPLVSLLRNRFRVIRVLSDEGGFGRTYLSEDVDKLNERCVIKQLAPKFQGTWSQKKAMELFAEEAQRLQDLGEHPQIPTLIAYFEQDGCLYLVQQFINGDNLLKELQQRKAYNSRDIQSILLDLLPILKFIHDRKVIHRDIKPENIIRNKNDGRLCLIDFGSSKQFTAKVQQKSGTSIGSHGYSPLEQIRDGKAFPASDLFGVGATCFHLLTGNSPFQLWMESGYAWVSNWREYLRSPINPELDFVIDKLLKKDIQERYQSAEEVLRDLTPKQLLALPPAGKSSGKLPPTKAPVLPKSYPLLRILILVSAFILLFGFSESWYKNFRRIQTSLVSRLIQHNSPGKNDAILSQISLGKVSLANTLQGHENSVLSVAISPDGKTIASSGDDRTIKLWDLATGKLISSLNGHFQQVNVVVISPNGKLLVSASDDNTIKIWNLATRKQIRTLIGHSDSIHALAISADSETLVSASDDNTIKIWDLATGEQIRTLAGHTFWVRSVAISPNGVILTSGSFDKTIKIWNLAKGYPIRTLEGNSQTVTTVAISPNGKILATASRNRTIKLWNLATGRELRTLAGHKNTVTSVAFSADGKIIASGSRDRTIKLWNTATGEEILTLAGHTNTVTSVTFTPDGKTLVSGSEDNTIKIWRLSQ; encoded by the coding sequence ATGATCTGCTGCTTAAATCCCGATTGCTCAAATCCCCTGAATCCCAATGGAAAGAAGTTTTGCCAAAGTTGTAGCACCCCGCTGGTGTCACTTTTAAGAAATCGCTTTCGTGTCATCCGAGTCCTTTCAGATGAGGGGGGATTTGGCAGAACCTATCTATCAGAAGACGTAGATAAACTCAATGAACGCTGTGTTATCAAGCAATTAGCCCCAAAATTCCAAGGAACTTGGTCGCAAAAAAAGGCGATGGAGTTGTTTGCAGAAGAAGCGCAGCGATTACAAGACCTGGGGGAACATCCTCAAATTCCGACTTTGATAGCTTATTTTGAGCAAGACGGCTGCCTATATTTGGTGCAGCAGTTTATTAATGGAGATAATTTGTTAAAGGAGTTGCAACAGCGCAAGGCTTATAACTCTAGAGACATTCAATCTATTTTGCTAGATTTACTACCCATCCTAAAATTTATCCACGATCGCAAAGTTATTCATCGAGACATCAAACCAGAAAATATTATCCGCAATAAGAATGATGGGCGATTATGCCTGATTGATTTTGGCTCCTCAAAGCAATTTACCGCCAAAGTTCAGCAGAAATCTGGCACATCCATTGGTTCGCATGGTTATTCTCCCCTAGAACAAATTAGAGATGGCAAAGCTTTCCCCGCCAGCGACTTGTTCGGTGTGGGGGCTACCTGCTTTCATCTGCTAACGGGAAATTCGCCGTTTCAGTTGTGGATGGAATCTGGGTACGCCTGGGTAAGTAATTGGCGAGAATATTTACGGAGTCCGATAAATCCTGAGTTGGATTTTGTCATCGACAAGCTTTTAAAAAAAGATATCCAGGAACGTTACCAGTCAGCCGAAGAAGTTTTGAGAGACTTAACTCCCAAACAACTCCTCGCCCTGCCACCTGCGGGTAAGTCATCTGGGAAATTACCACCAACTAAAGCACCAGTTTTACCAAAAAGTTATCCCTTACTGAGAATTTTAATCTTAGTAAGTGCTTTCATTCTGTTATTTGGATTCAGCGAATCTTGGTATAAAAATTTTCGCCGGATTCAAACCAGTTTGGTCTCTAGGTTGATTCAACACAATAGTCCTGGTAAAAATGACGCGATTTTGAGTCAGATTAGCTTGGGTAAGGTTTCCTTAGCTAACACCCTCCAAGGACACGAAAACTCAGTTTTATCTGTCGCCATCAGTCCCGATGGTAAAACCATTGCCAGCAGTGGCGACGATCGCACAATCAAACTTTGGGATCTCGCAACCGGAAAACTAATCTCTTCACTCAACGGGCATTTTCAGCAGGTGAATGTCGTAGTGATTAGCCCAAATGGCAAACTTCTGGTTAGTGCTAGTGATGACAACACCATTAAAATCTGGAATCTGGCAACGCGCAAACAAATTCGCACTCTTATAGGGCATTCTGACTCAATTCATGCCCTAGCCATCAGTGCTGATAGCGAGACTCTAGTTAGTGCTAGTGATGACAACACGATTAAAATCTGGGATTTGGCAACAGGAGAGCAAATTCGCACACTAGCAGGGCATACATTTTGGGTGCGATCGGTGGCTATCAGTCCTAATGGTGTGATTCTGACCAGTGGCAGTTTTGACAAGACGATCAAAATCTGGAATTTAGCAAAAGGATACCCAATCCGCACACTAGAAGGAAATTCTCAAACAGTGACAACTGTGGCTATTAGCCCAAATGGTAAAATCTTAGCCACTGCTAGCCGCAATCGCACCATCAAACTTTGGAATTTAGCTACCGGAAGAGAACTTCGCACATTAGCGGGACATAAGAACACTGTCACATCCGTAGCCTTCAGTGCCGATGGTAAAATTATTGCTAGTGGTAGCCGCGATCGCACTATCAAACTGTGGAATACAGCAACAGGAGAAGAAATTCTCACATTGGCGGGGCACACCAACACCGTCACATCTGTTACCTTCACTCCTGATGGCAAAACCCTTGTTAGCGGTAGTGAAGATAACACGATTAAGATTTGGCGGTTGTCTCAATGA
- a CDS encoding methyltransferase domain-containing protein: protein MSWFFSTLGVFLALMMLLLALYLITARPYQSSNSVANSYDEWTEDGILEFYWGEHIHLGHYGSPPQRKDFLTAKSDFVHEMVRWGGLDKLPPGTTVLDVGCGIGGSSRILARDYGFAVTGITISPQQVQRAQQLTQEELDVQFLVDDAMALSFPDASFDVVWSIEAGPHMPDKAIFARELIRVLKPGGVMVLADWNQRDDRQKPLNFWEKRVMRQLLDQWSHPAFSSIEGFSELLAATGLVEGEVITTDWTKQTLPSWLDSIWQGVTRPEGLVRFGLSGFIKSLREVPTLLLMRLAFSAGLCRFGMFRAIRANSLQKSTKQYSLISNS, encoded by the coding sequence ATGAGTTGGTTTTTTTCGACGCTGGGAGTTTTCTTGGCACTAATGATGCTGTTGCTAGCGTTATATCTAATTACTGCGAGGCCTTATCAATCATCTAACTCCGTAGCCAATTCCTATGACGAATGGACTGAAGACGGTATTTTGGAATTCTACTGGGGTGAACATATCCACTTAGGTCATTATGGTTCGCCACCACAACGAAAGGATTTTCTCACCGCTAAATCTGACTTTGTGCATGAAATGGTACGTTGGGGTGGTTTAGATAAATTACCCCCTGGCACTACTGTCTTAGATGTTGGCTGTGGAATTGGAGGTAGCAGTCGCATCTTGGCACGAGATTACGGTTTCGCAGTCACAGGTATTACCATTAGTCCCCAACAAGTCCAACGCGCCCAGCAGTTAACCCAAGAGGAACTTGATGTGCAGTTTCTTGTGGATGATGCTATGGCACTTTCTTTCCCAGATGCTAGTTTTGATGTAGTTTGGTCGATTGAAGCCGGGCCACACATGCCAGATAAAGCCATTTTTGCCAGAGAGTTGATCCGGGTGCTAAAACCCGGTGGAGTGATGGTTTTAGCCGACTGGAATCAGAGAGACGATCGCCAAAAACCGCTCAATTTTTGGGAGAAACGGGTAATGCGGCAACTATTAGATCAGTGGTCGCATCCGGCTTTTTCCAGTATTGAAGGCTTTTCCGAGCTTTTGGCAGCAACGGGATTAGTTGAGGGGGAAGTGATAACGACAGACTGGACGAAACAAACACTTCCTTCTTGGCTAGATTCCATCTGGCAAGGTGTGACTCGACCAGAGGGATTGGTGCGTTTTGGTCTATCTGGTTTCATTAAATCTCTGCGAGAAGTACCTACCCTCCTACTGATGCGGCTAGCATTCAGCGCGGGTCTGTGCCGATTCGGGATGTTCCGCGCAATCAGGGCTAACTCGTTGCAGAAATCAACTAAGCAGTATAGTTTGATTAGCAATTCCTGA
- a CDS encoding HAD family hydrolase, with product MEQPKVIFLDAVGTLFDVKGSVGKVYSQIAQEFDVTVSAETLNTAFIKSFKAAPPPIFPDAELQDIPQREFDWWRIIALNTFESAGVLKEFADFSAFFSELYIHFGTGEPWFVYPDVLPALINWRRLGVSLGVLSNFDSRIYSVLQSLGLREFFTSVTISTQVRAAKPDPQIFAIALDKHKCSPEAAWHIGDSIVEDYHAAKAAGLRGVWINRH from the coding sequence ATGGAACAACCGAAAGTTATTTTTTTAGATGCTGTGGGTACACTCTTCGATGTCAAAGGTAGTGTGGGCAAAGTTTATAGTCAGATAGCCCAGGAATTTGACGTTACAGTTTCAGCCGAAACATTGAATACAGCTTTCATCAAAAGCTTTAAAGCTGCGCCGCCACCGATATTTCCAGATGCAGAACTGCAAGATATTCCCCAGCGCGAGTTTGATTGGTGGCGGATAATTGCCCTGAACACTTTTGAAAGTGCAGGTGTTCTTAAGGAATTTGCTGACTTTTCGGCTTTTTTTAGCGAACTTTACATTCACTTTGGCACTGGCGAACCGTGGTTTGTCTATCCCGATGTCTTGCCAGCTTTAATCAACTGGCGGCGATTGGGAGTTAGCTTGGGGGTGCTGTCTAATTTTGATTCTCGGATTTACTCAGTATTGCAAAGTTTGGGATTGAGAGAGTTTTTTACCTCCGTCACCATTTCTACGCAGGTACGTGCAGCTAAACCCGACCCGCAAATTTTTGCCATTGCCTTAGATAAACATAAATGTTCGCCAGAGGCGGCGTGGCATATTGGCGATAGCATTGTAGAAGACTATCATGCAGCTAAAGCAGCTGGACTCAGAGGCGTTTGGATTAACCGTCATTAG
- a CDS encoding Tab2/Atab2 family RNA-binding protein encodes MGSIWEIDFYSRPILDANQKKVWEVLVCESPLDIGTKVDSLFRYTQYCPSTQVNSGWLRTALQEAIDQAGKAPIKIRFFRRQMNNMITKACQDIGIPAQPSRRTLVLNQWLEQRMEEVYPQEAGYQGGTNPSVRLEKPLPQRLPDALEGQQWVFVTLNAADFADMPEWEIGFGEAFPLELAKVSPEARIPGILIFSSRALPLAGWMSGLELAFLRFDTSEEARLVLETGVTESWIVANIKKPQILAEAKGFEAAKQKANGVHFIGVQSDPKAESFAGFWLLQEVNL; translated from the coding sequence ATGGGCAGTATTTGGGAAATCGATTTTTACTCTCGTCCGATTTTGGACGCTAATCAAAAAAAAGTTTGGGAAGTCTTAGTCTGCGAAAGCCCCTTGGATATCGGCACAAAAGTAGACTCTTTGTTTCGCTATACTCAATATTGTCCCAGTACCCAGGTAAATTCGGGCTGGTTGCGGACAGCATTGCAGGAGGCTATTGACCAAGCTGGAAAAGCACCAATTAAAATCCGCTTTTTCCGCCGCCAAATGAACAATATGATTACTAAAGCTTGCCAAGATATAGGCATTCCCGCCCAGCCTAGCCGCCGTACTTTGGTTCTCAACCAATGGTTAGAACAGCGGATGGAAGAAGTGTATCCTCAAGAGGCAGGGTATCAAGGGGGGACTAATCCCTCAGTCCGCTTGGAGAAACCTTTGCCGCAACGTTTACCGGATGCCTTGGAAGGACAGCAGTGGGTATTTGTTACTTTAAATGCTGCGGATTTTGCGGATATGCCAGAGTGGGAGATTGGTTTTGGTGAAGCTTTCCCTTTAGAGTTGGCGAAAGTTTCACCTGAAGCCCGTATTCCTGGTATTTTGATTTTCTCATCGAGAGCGCTACCCTTGGCTGGGTGGATGTCTGGTTTGGAGTTGGCTTTCTTAAGATTTGACACCAGCGAAGAGGCGAGATTGGTTTTAGAAACTGGTGTAACTGAAAGTTGGATTGTGGCAAATATCAAAAAACCTCAAATTTTAGCGGAAGCTAAAGGTTTTGAAGCAGCCAAGCAAAAAGCTAATGGAGTACATTTTATCGGTGTACAGTCCGATCCCAAAGCAGAATCTTTTGCTGGTTTTTGGCTGTTGCAAGAGGTTAATCTTTGA